AGCCAAAAGCGATCGCCTGAGACGCAAAAAGCGATCGCACGTGCTATCCTAGAAAAAGTGATTCCTAGGAATTAAAAGGCGATCGCCTGTGGTAGAACTGATGTTGCGATCGCTTCTCCTATGCTCATAAAAAACAATATTTGTCAAACCCAACGCGATCGTCTGAGAACCCAAAAGCGATTCCATAGGAGTTCAAAAAGCGATTCTATAAGAGTTCAAAAAGCGATCGCTAACGACGTTTTTTCGCTTCTTGTCGCACCACATCCAGTGGCAAATCCAGAATCTGAGCGATTGTTTCCCAGTCAAATCCCGCATCTAACATTTTTGATAAAGTTTCCTGCTTGCCTTCTTGCCTACCTTCTTGTATGCCTTCTTCTCTACCTTCAGCAAAAACCTCTTGATAAAACCGCGTTTGCTTGAGATCTTCAATCCCTAACATATTGGCAATCTCCTGACGACTTTTTTTGGGAAACTTGTAAACGACAATTGCTTCTATTATATCGAAAATTTCCTCTCGCTTCCTCTCATCAAGCTCGGAGGAGGGGGAGGAGGGGGAGGAGTGGGAGGAGTGGGAGGAGGGGGAGGAGTGGGAGGAGTGGGAGGAGGGGGAGGAGGATGACAAGAGACAAGAAGTTCTAGCCTGGGGGGGTTTCTC
This Geitlerinema sp. PCC 9228 DNA region includes the following protein-coding sequences:
- a CDS encoding Rpn family recombination-promoting nuclease/putative transposase, which encodes MSSSSPSSHSSHSSPSSHSSHSSPSSPSSELDERKREEIFDIIEAIVVYKFPKKSRQEIANMLGIEDLKQTRFYQEVFAEGREEGIQEGRQEGKQETLSKMLDAGFDWETIAQILDLPLDVVRQEAKKRR